A single Drechmeria coniospora strain ARSEF 6962 chromosome 03, whole genome shotgun sequence DNA region contains:
- a CDS encoding Serine/threonine-protein kinase produces the protein MPVPARHGLSSHSSPAHRRTEGMDRSGFQPRARVTDKYRIVGFISSGTYGRVYKAVSRAQPQPSSSSSSSPSSSSSPTSGGAEVAIKKFKPDKEGEQATYTGISQSAIREMSLCAELNHDNVIHHVETILEDKCIYMVFDYAEHDLLQIIHHHTQQPRHPIPAPTVKSIMFQLLNGCHYLHSSWVLHRDLKPANIMVTSTGAVKIGDLGLARRFDKPLYSLFSGDKVVVTIWYRAPELILGSYHYTPAIDMWAVGCIFAELLSLRPIFKGEEAKMDSKKTVPFQRNQMQKIVDIMGLPTRDKWPLLASMPEYSQLSTLQSPHHHHHAHHQARPHASSTTSSSSAAGAAASHLEKWYYNTISNTAPAASSSAPKASSGTAGAAAAAAATATAALGPEGYRLLAGLLEYDPEKRLTAAQALQSPFFSTGDRISANAFEGLKVDYPHRRVSQDDNDIRTSSLPGTKRSGLPDDSLLRPAKRVKE, from the coding sequence ATGCCGGTCCCAGCACGCCATGGCCTCTCGTCGCACTCGTCACCGGCTCACCGTCGCACAGAAGGCATGGATCGCTCGGGTTTCCAGCCGCGCGCCCGCGTCACGGACAAGTaccgcatcgtcggcttcatTAGCAGTGGCACCTACGGTCGCGTCTACAAGGCCGTCAGCCGCGCGCAGccccagccgtcgtcgtcgtcgtcctcctcgccctcctcgtcatcgtccccgacgtccggcggcgccgaggtggccatcAAAAAGTTCAAGCCCGACAAGGAGGGCGAGCAGGCGACGTACACGGGCATCTCCCAGAGCGCCATCCGCGAGATGAGCCTCTGCGCCGAGCTCAACCACGACAACGTCATCCACCACGTCGAGACGATACTCGAGGACAAGTGCATCTACATGGTCTTCGACTACGCCGAGCACGACCTCCTCCAGATCATCCACCACCACACGCAGCAGCCGCGGCACCCGATACCGGCCCCGACCGTCAAGAGCATCATGTTCCAGCTCCTCAACGGCTGCCACTACCTGCACTCGAGCTGGGTCCTGCACCGCGACCTCAAGCCGGCCAACATCATGGTCACGTCGACCGGGGCCGTCAAGAtcggcgacctcggcctcgcccgccgcttcGACAAGCCGCTGTACTCGCTCTTCAGCGGCGAcaaggtcgtcgtcaccatctgGTACCGCGCCCCCGAGCTCATCCTCGGCTCCTACCACTACACGCCCGCCATCGACATGTGGGCCGTCGGCTGCATCTTCGCCGAGCTCCTCTCCCTCCGTCCCATCTTCAAGGGGGAGGAGGCCAAGATGGACAGCAAGAAGACGGTGCCGTTTCAGCGCAACCAGATGCAGAAGATTGTCGACATCATGGGCCTGCCCACCCGCGACAAGTGGCCGCTGCTCGCCTCGATGCCCGAGTACAGCCAGCTCAGCACGCTTCAGTCGccgcaccaccaccaccacgcCCACCACCAGGCCCGGCCGcacgcgtcgtcgacgacgtcgagctcctcggccgccggagCGGCCGCTTCCCACCTCGAGAAATGGTACTACAACACCATCTCCAACACGGCGCCCGCCGCCTCATCGTCCGCCCCCAAGGCTTCGAGCGGCAccgccggagccgccgccgccgccgccgccaccgctaCGGCGGCGCTGGGTCCGGAGGGCTACaggctcctcgccggcctcctcgaaTACGACCCGGAAAAGCGGCTcacggcggcgcaggcgtTGCAGTCGCCCTTCTTCAGCACCGGCGATCGAATCTCGGCCAACGCCTTCGAGGGTCTCAAGGTCGACTACCCCCATCGTCGCGTCAGCCAAGACGACAACGACATTCGCACCAGCAGCTTGCCCGGCACCAAGCGCAGCGGACTCCCGGATGACTCCCTCCTACGTCCGGCGAAAAGGGTCAAGGAGTAG
- a CDS encoding putative phosphomannose isomerase, producing the protein MQVPLIRLQCGVNSYEWGKKGDESAAARFAAATPVEGLSIQPDKPYAELWMGSHPSNPSRDLVTGRSLVDLFADNKALLSQSISARYGDKLPFLFKVLSINKALSIQAHPNKRLAEQLHARDAKNYPDDNHKPEMAIAISPFEGLCGFRPLDEIGHFLKTVPSLQRLVGDDNADRLLAAVAGDDKKGALKAAFGGLMSSSAADVGREMAELVRQADAEADGFAGGGVASTSGAVLAELVGRLHGQFGDDIGLFVLFFLNFVTLQPGEALFLVADDIHAYLSGDIIECMAASDNVVRAGLTPKFKDVATLVDMLTYNCAPIDEQKMAPTEYPYATLNRTAYSSGSAVVLYDPPIDEFAVVRTLLRAEGAKATFEPLDGPSIVICTAGRGTISIGATSHDMAEGHVFFVGSVAELVLESRGGDEEDAERPPVGRLGREGRGEREDEQGRAVLTDATTLAYMPSPLRSLHAVLELAPDARRLPASIGRTRDGVLYMHVHPSMRGTDGCLPVGHDDEARNPSSAITGPPTPYAALGAIVRAPCPRVAIISFEFIRPRACPMSSSCNHQLRIHSPSSDSPFPAVPVRARLAPTVTWDGNDTTLRRQRRRRNVAVARARFHTGTAARIRCVERGEGNAGRWPYPPKACRAPRPSWSLTAWNSAAARLPAVLAALQPGTPYGVHVGAKYKYTLLPSTGTVTLPSALGSPSGHLPRSATKQPPRSIEGSHRRRRHPPAPERQTWDTPLVILSHSLSSSSPRPSRLPARRPPAAPWGRASRTPWTGQIFVSPPLAHHDTGALACFPLRHIPFLRAKRKLGGNDDSLADKKKRRSELRNLREELGPFFQPPASSKRSAATAAGLGVGSEGSFKGSRGGVDRAGSGSGNGNGNGGGSGGGSGIGSVVMSQRNRSGRGSNRNNSNNAHGEEAQIWDACKSQMADIVSGINAENDSLGRLVDMDKEVGGLDPEKIPTSSLKQMEQLCRQGVKFSDANIGALKAMTEQLKILRAVVVAKEEMDSPAAVPGKRTASTRASGGAAAAAAAAAAAAAAVASGGEGATSAAAAAAASSLYDFDAAGDSPVPSPIGGSSKRGDRSSNRDRDSMPPKADSVEPPATTTSASAVAAALAKSKVAFSKGDEVAFKPRTANGDQSSDWILGEVAVVLGEGKSRRYKVLDIEPDDTSKQREYRSSASSMIAITPEAQAGSLKDWEAGKVVLALYPNTTTFYKAEVHSMDGDGRVNLKFEGENDSTTLQQVERRFVIEYRQ; encoded by the exons ATGCAGGTCCCCCTGATCCGCCTCCAGTGCGGCGTCAACTCGTACGAATGGGGCAAAAAGGGTGAcgagtcggccgccgcacgcttcgccgccgcgacgcccGTCGAAGGCTTGTCGATCCAGCCGGACAAGCCGTACGCCGAG CTCTGGATGGGCAGCCATCCGTCCAACCCGAGCAGGGACCTCGTCACCGGCcgctccctcgtcgacctcttCGCCGACAACAAGGCGCTCCTCTCCCAGTCCATCTCGGCGAGGTACGGCGACAAGCTGCCCTTCCTCTTCAAGGTGCTCTCCATCAACAAGGCGCTCTCCATCCAGGCGCACCCGAACAAGAGgctcgccgagcagctgcacGCCCGCGACGCCAAAAACTACCCCGACGACAACCACAAGCCCGAGATGGCCATCGCCATCAGCCCCTTCGAGGGCCTCTGCGGCTTCCGGCCCCTCGACGAGATTGGCCACTTCCTcaagacggtgccgtcgctgcaaaggctcgtcggcgacgacaacgcCGATCGGTtgctggccgccgtcgccggcgacgacaagaagGGCGCGCTCAAGGCGGCCTTTGGCGGCCTcatgtcctcgtcggccgccgacgtcggccgcgagatggccgagctcgtccggcaggccgacgccgaggccgacggcttcgCTGGTGGCGGCgtggcctcgacgtcgggcgccgtcctcgccgagctcgtcggccggctccaCGGCCAGTTCGGCGACGACATcggcctcttcgtcctcttcttcctcaACTTCGTCACCCTGCAGCCGGGCGaggccctcttcctcgtcgccgacgacatccACGCCTACCTCTCGGGCGACATCATCGAATGCATGGCGGCCTCGGACAACGTCGTCCGCGCCGGCCTGACGCCCAAGTTCAAGGACGTGGCGACGCTCGTCGACATGCTGACCTACAACTGCGCGCCCATCGACGAGCAGAAGATGGCGCCGACCGAGTACCCGTACGCGACGCTCAACCGGACCGCCTACAGCTCgggctccgccgtcgtcctctaCGACCCGCCCATCGACGagttcgccgtcgtccgcacCCTGCTgcgcgccgagggcgccaaGGCCACCTTTGAGCCGCTCGACGGGCCGAGCATCGTCATCTGCACGGCCGGACGCGGCACCATCTCCATCGGCGCCACCAGCCACGACATGGCCGAGGGCCacgtcttcttcgtcggctccgtcgccgagctcgtgctcgagtcgcgcggcggcgacgaggaaga TGCCGAGCGGCCCCCGGtgggccgccttggccgagaggggagaggggagagggaaGACGAGCAGGGGCGTGCGGTGTTGACCGATGCGACCACGCTCGCCTacatgccgtcgccgctgcgcAGTTTGCATGCCGTCCTGGAGCTAGCTCCTGATGCCCGGCGGCTACCCGCCTCGATTGGCCGCACGCGAGATGGTGTCC tgtacatgcacgtccATCCGAGCATGCGAGGCACGGATGGCTGTCTGCCggttggccatgacgacgaggcacGAAATCCAAGCTCAGCCATAACGGGTccgcctactccgtacgccgcgCTCGGTGCCATCGTGCGAGCCCCATGCCCTCGAGTTGCAATCATCAGCTTCGAATTCATTCGCCCTCGTGCGTGCCCCATGTCCTCGAGTTGCAATCATCAGCTTCGAATTCATTCGCCCTCGTCCGACTCTCCATTCCCTGCCGTGCCTGTTCGAGCCCGGCTTGCGCCTACGGTGACCTGGGATGGCAACGACACGACTctgcgacggcaacggcggagAAGAAACGTAGCCGTCGCACGAGCTCGGTTCCATACCGGTACGGCTGCACGGATACGCTGCGTCGAGCGCGGCGAAGGGAACGCTGGGAGATGGCCATATCCGCCAAAGGCTTGCCGCGCGCCACGACCATCATGGAGCCTCACCGCCTGGAATTCTGCCGCCGCGCGCCTACCCGCAGTTCTTGCAGCGCTCCAAccaggcactccgtacggagtacatgtaggggcaaagtataagtatacttTGCTA CCAAGTACCGGCACCGTGACCCTACCCTCCGCGCTTGGCTCGCCGTCTGGACACCTACCTCGCTCGGCAACGAAGCAACCTCCACGGTCCATCGAAGGGAgccatcgacgccgacgacaccCTCCCGCGCCGGAACGACAAACATGGGACACACCTCTCGTGATTCTTAGCCATtcgctctcctcgtcgtcgcctcgtccgtctcgtttacccgcccgccgcccgcccgccgcgCCGTGGGGTCGTGCCTCTCGGACGCCCTGGACCGGCCAGATTTTCGtttctcctcctctcgctcATCACGACACCGGAGCACTCGCATGCTTCCCCCTTCGCCAT ATACCCTTCTTGCGGGCGAAAAGGAAACTCGGGGGCAACGACGACAGCCTGGCTGACAAGAAGAAGCGGCGCAGTGAGCTCCGCAACCTCCGGGAGGAGCTGGGACCGTTTTTCCaaccgccggcgtcgtcgaagcgaagcgccgccaccgccgccggtctcggcgtcgggtcCGAAGGTAGCTTCAAGGGGAgccgtggcggcgtcgacagagccggcagcggcagcggcaacggcaacggcaacggcggcggcagcggcggcggcagcggcatcggcagcgtcgtcatGTCGCAGCGCAACCGGAGCGGTCGCGGGTCGAACcgcaacaacagcaacaacgcgcacggcgaggaggcgcagATATGGGACGCGTGCAAGTCGCAGATGGCCGACATCGTCTCGGGCATCAACGCCGAGAACGACtcgctcggccggctcgtcgacatggacaaggaggtcggcggcctcgacccgGAGAAGATCCCGACGAGCTCCCTCAAGCAGATGGAGCAGCTGTGCCGCCAGGGCGTCAAGTTTTCCGACGCCAACATCGGCGCGCtcaaggccatgacggagcaGCTCAAGATCctccgcgccgtcgtcgtcgccaaggaggagatggactcgcccgccgccgtgccgGGCAAgcggacggcctcgacgcgaGCGTCTggtggtgccgccgccgccgccgccgccgcagcagcagcagccgccgccgtcgcctcggggggcgagggcgcgacctcggcggcggcggcggcggcggcctcgtccctgTACGACtttgacgccgccggcgactcgCCCGTGCCGAGCCCCATCGGAGGCTCGTCGAAGCGCGGCGACCGGTCGAGCAACCGGGACCGCGACAGCATGCCGCCCAAGGCCGACAGCGtcgagccgccggcgacgacgacgagcgcctcggccgtcgccgccgccctcgccaagaGCAAGGTGGCCTTTAgcaagggcgacgaggtggccTTCAAGCCGCGGACGGCCAACGGCGACCAGTCGTCGGACTGgatcctcggcgaggtcgccgtcgtcctcggcgagggcaagtcgCGCCGCTACAAGGTGCTGGACATTGAGCCCGACGACACGAGCAAGCAGCGCGAGTACCGATCGAGCGCGAGCAGTATGATCGCCATCACGCCCGAGGCCCAGGCCGGCTCGCTCAAGGACTGGGAGGCCGGcaaggtcgtcctcgccctctacCCGAACACGACGACCTTTTACAAGGCCGAGGTCCACAgcatggacggcgacgggcgggTGAACCTGAAGTTTGAGGGCGAGAAcgactcgacgacgctgcAGCAGGTGGAGCGGCGCTTCGTCATCGAGTACCGCCAGTGA
- a CDS encoding Actin-related protein, ARP2 class — MGPPPIVLDGGTGFLKVGYAAQNFPEHQFPSIVGRPILRSEEKTDPASDVVIKDIMCGDEAAAARTMLQISYPMENGIVKKWDDMQHLWDYTFHEKLQVDTRGGKILLTEPPMNPLRNREQMCEVMFDRYGFGGVYVAIQAVLALYAQGERAPHGWRDRDRDRDRGLGRAPGPGPGPGPRLTRAGLSSGVVVDSGDGVTHIVPVYESVVLNHLTKRLDVAGRDVTRNLIKLLLRRGYALNRTADFETVRQMKEKLCYVSYDLELDKRLSEDTTVLVEDYTLPDGRVIRVGSERFEAPECLFQPHLVDGESPGLGEFLFNTIQAADVDIRASLFKAIVLSGGSSMYPGLPSRLEKELKQLWLTRALQGNPERLAKFKVRIEDPPRRRHMVFLGGAVLANIMADNESMWVTKAEWDEQGPRVLEKLGPR, encoded by the exons ATGGGCCCTCCACCGATTG tactcgacggcggcaccggcttCCTCAAGGTCGGATACGCGGCCCAAAACTTCCCCGAGCACCAGTTTccctccatcgtcggccgccccATCCTGCGGTCCGAGGAGAAGACGGACCCGGCGAGCGACGTGGTCATCAAGGACATCATgtgcggcgacgaggcggcggcggcgcgcacCATGCTCCAGATCAGCTACCCGATGGAGAACGGCATCGTCAAGAAGTGGGACGACATGCAGCACCTCTGGGACTACACCTTCCACGAGAAGCTCCAGGTCGACACGCGCGGCGGCAAGATCCTGCTGACGGAGCCGCCCATGAACCCGCTCCGGAACCGCGAGCAGATGTGCGAGGTCATGTTTGACCGCtacggcttcggcggcgtcTACGTCGCCATCCAGGCCGTCCTGGCCCTCTACGCCCAAGGTGAGCGCGCCCCCCATGGATGGCGAGACCGAGACCGAGACCGAGACCGAGGTCTTGGTCGGGCacccggccccggccccggccccggccccaGGCTGACGCGAGCAGGCCTCAgctcgggcgtcgtcgtcgactcgggcgacggcgtgacGCACATCGTGCCCGTCTACGAGTCCGTCGTCCTCAACCACCTCACGAAGCGcctcgacgtggccggcCGCGACGTGACGCGCAACCTCATCAAGCTGCTGCTCCGACGCGGCTACGCCCTCAACCGCACCGCCGACTTCGAGACGGTCCGCCAGATGAAGGAGAAGCTCTGCTACGTCTCGTacgacctcgagctcgacaagCGCCTCAGCGAGGACACGAcggtgctcgtcgaggactaCACCCTgcccgacggccgcgtcATCCGCGTCGGCAGCGAGCGCTTCGAGGCGCCCGAGTGCCTCTTCCAGccgcacctcgtcgacggcgagtcgcccggcctcggcgagttCCTCTTCAACACCATccaggccgccgacgtcgacatccgCGCCTCGCTCTTCAAGGCCATCGTCCTctccggcggcagcagcatgTACCCGGGCCTGCCGTCGCGGCTCGAGAAGGAGCTCAAGCAGCTGTGGCTGACGCGCGCGCTGCAGGGCAACCCCGAGCGGCTGGCCAAGTTCAAGGTGCGGATAGAGGATCCGCCGCGACGGAGGCACATGgtcttcctcggcggcgccgtcctcgccaacATCATGGCCGACAACGAGAGCATGTGGGTGACCAAGGCCGAGTGGGACGAGCAGGGCCCGCGCGTGCTCGAGAAGCTGGGGCCGCGATGA
- a CDS encoding MFS glucose transporter has translation MDALWSRQHMRGVTMHLLLLMAIATLGSLQFGYHLASDSPLLSSPILSSPTLSSPILSSPTLSSPILSSPTLSSPILSWPAELNAPQDVITCRKKAIPTIIRVGEWLRTTRMKADRERRAEADCISMTEAAFATISSVFTVGGLVGALAAGPLSSRAGRLFAMRVTAVFYILGSAVETFAGSIWLMSLGRFVSGLGAGASTVVVPLYVSEIAPPAERGLFGAMTQASINLGILLTQTLGYFLSHGGAWRWILAIGMFIAVGQGLALFVVPESPAWLATHGDAAKAKRTLQLIRGDGVSIHEEVAAWTKDAAVVTSEEEGLLAQTDGPLSPVSPTLPRFKKPVHLGFLQVVRDPQTRPAIFVVVGIMVAQQFCGINSVVMYSVSLFADLLPTSSALLTILISVVNLAMTVACAPLPDRLGRKTCLLVSILGQGVMSLVLALSIVFGAKVVSAVAILLFVAFFAVGLGPVPFILASELVGQEAVGAVQSWCLAANYTATFFVAQFFPIVNAALNKALGGQGTVYLIFSTLAAFSAVFVFLVVPETKGRKDPEDIWARSRRLD, from the exons ATGGACGCCCTCTGGTCGCGGCAGCATATGCGCGGTGTCACCATgcacctcctcctgctcatggccatcgccaccctcgGCTCTCTGCAGTTTGGCTACCATCTGGCAAGTGattctcctctcctctcctcgcccatcctctcctcgcctaccctctcctcgcccatcctctcctcgcctaccctctcctcgcccatcctctcctcgcctACCCTCTCCTCGCCCATCCTCTCCTGGCCC GCCGAGCTCAACGCGCCCCAGGATGTCATCACCTGCCGCAAAAAGGCCATCCCGACCATCATCCGCGTCGGCGAGTGGctccggacgacgaggatgaaggcCGACCGGGAGAGgcgcgccgaggccgactgCATCTCCATGACCGAGGCCGCCTTCGCCACCATCTCGTCCgtcttcaccgtcggcggcctcgtcggcgccctcgccgccggtcccCTCTCCTCCAGGGCCGGCCGCCTCTTCGCCATGCGCGTCACCGCCGTCTTCTACATCCTCGGCAGCGCCGTCGAGACCTTTGCCGGCAGCATCTGGCTCATGtccctcggccgcttcgtctcgggcctcggcgccggcgcctcgaccgtcgtcgtgcccctCTACGTCAGCGAGATCGCTccgccggccgagagggGCCTCTTCGGCGCCATGACCCAGGCCTCCATCaacctcggcatcctcctgACCCAGACGCTCGGCTACTTCCTCAgccacggcggcgcctgGCGCTGgatcctcgccatcggcatgttcatcgccgtcggccaaggcctcgccctcttcgtcgtGCCCGAGAGCCCCGCCTGGCTGGCGACGCAcggcgacgcggccaaggcgaagcGGACGCTGCAGCTCatccgcggcgacggcgtcagcATCCACGAAGAGGTGGCCGCCTGGACCaaggacgccgccgtcgtcacctcggaggaggagggcctGCTCGCCCAGACCGACGGTCCGCTGtcgcccgtctcgccgacgctgccgcgcTTCAAGAAGCCCGTCCACCTCGGCTTCCTCCAGGTCGTCCGCGACCCCCAGACGCGCCCGgccatcttcgtcgtcgtcggcatcatggTCGCCCAGCAGTTCTGCGGCATCAACAGCGTCGTCATGTACTCCGTCTCCCTCTTCGCCGACCTCctgccgacgtcgtcggcgctgctGACCATCCTCATCTCCGTCGTCAACCTCGCCATGACGGTCGCCTGCGCGCCCCTGCCcgaccgcctcggccgcaagacgtgcctgctcgtctccatcctcggccagggcgtcatgtcgctcgtcctcgccctctccatcgtcttcggcgccaaggtcgtctccgccgtcgccatcctcctcttcgtcgccttcttcgccgtcggcctcggccccgtGCCCTTCATCCTGGCCtcggagctcgtcggccaggaggccgtcggtgccgtccaGAGCTGgtgcctcgccgccaactACACGGCCACCTTTTTCGTCGCCCAGTTCTTCCCCATCGTCAACGCCGCCCTGAACaaggccctcggcggccagggcACCGTCTACCTCATCTTCTccaccctcgccgccttttcCGCCGTCTTTGTCTTTCTCGTCGTGCCCGAGACCAAGGGAAGGAAGGATCCGGAGGACATCTGGGCCCGGTCACGCCGCCTCGATTAG